From Dreissena polymorpha isolate Duluth1 chromosome 15, UMN_Dpol_1.0, whole genome shotgun sequence, a single genomic window includes:
- the LOC127860411 gene encoding proton-gated ion channel subunit pbo-5-like: MKMAFQVYGFFALIYMTIWHMVDAKPPNNNDYMSGGGGNGGGGDLTAKSIPYDYGYNGGGGDYSAKSIPYDYGYNGGGGGVVAYAIPYDYGYNGGGGGVVAYSIPYDYGYTGGPVGMVAYDIPYDYGYNDGENGFAIEYSIPNDYNYNDADNGFAFAESIPNDYGYDIPFDYNYNGEDTTTTPSSGYPGEHTGTVTIETTSSASPQQQNVGIAAENAASSEPVTDRDVAKALYNRLLDDNDVRVRPIQNQSKPIYVNTKFVPLSIIEFDTTEQTFAILGYFRVRWIDQTMTWKPKYWNSINTVKVTTDALWKPNIIIHKAVDGRGEIGASETDILVINWNGNVQWVPEGIYTIVCDVSIQYFPFDVQTCVLTYYVADESTASVTLDHYLTIDMSEYSENAEWVVTSVTRQRVVRNNNYYIDIEFRLQRRANFALFTLIAPLMALAFLNISVFLVPVDSGEKGSFAITIFLSYGVLITIISDTLPKNSAQTSTLVLLIETLLCLSVLSVVYTVVQAKVAFTIGRKPCPIQCLRTLKKHNQVLPIDHYIEHGGYTSNGDNVYTWGMFLKQLDLVLFFVFFVVVSIMIGIFFAVLLRHVGVVDSYADIEPQPTTRVFPIPTTASG; the protein is encoded by the exons ATGAAGATGGCATTTCAAGTATACGGTTTTTTTGCTTTGATATATATGACTATTTGGCATATGGTTGATGCAAAACCGCCAAACAACAACGATTATATGTCTGGCGGCGGGGGAAATGGTGGCGGTGGAGACTTAACTGCAAAATCCATCCCTTACGATTACGGCTACAATGGTGGCGGTGGAGACTACTCTGCAAAATCCATCCCTTACGATTACGGCTACAACGGTGGCGGTGGAGGCGTCGTTGCATATGCCATCCCTTACGATTACGGCTACAATGGTGGCGGTGGAGGCGTCGTTGCATATTCCATCCCTTACGATTACGGCTACACTGGTGGCCCAGTAGGCATGGTTGCATATGACATCCCTTACGATTACGGCTATAATGATGGCGAGAATGGATTTGCGATTGAATATTCCATTCCTAACGATTACAACTACAATGATGCCGATAATGGATTTGCGTTTGCCGAATCCATTCCTAACGATTACGGCTATGACATCCCATTTGATTATAACTACAATGGAGAGGACACGACGACAACACCAAGCTCTGGTTACCCAGGAGAACACACGGGTACGGTAACAATTGAGACTACGAGTTCTGCGTCCCCACAGCAACAGAACGTTGGTATTGCGGCTGAAAACGCCGCATCCAGTGAGCCGGTTACCGATCGCGACGTTGCTAAAGCCCTGTACAACAGACTTCTCGATGACAACGATGTGCGCGTGAGACCAATCCAGAATCAATCAAAACCGATCTACGTGAACACGAAATTCGTTCCCCTTAGTATCATCGAGTTCGACACCACGGAGCAGACGTTCGCGATCCTAGGGTACTTCCGGGTGCGGTGGATAGACCAGACCATGACGTGGAAACCGAAGTACTGGAACTCCATCAACACGGTGAAAGTGACAACTGACGCTTTGTGGAAACCGAACATCATTATTCACAAG GCAGTAGACGGCCGAGGAGAGATCGGTGCAAGCGAGACAGACATATTGGTCATCAATTGGAACGGGAATGTACAGTGGGTGCCTGAAGGCATATACAC AATTGTCTGCGACGTAAGCATCCAGTACTTTCCGTTCGACGTACAGACGTGCGTTCTCACGTACTACGTAGCGGACGAGAGCACGGCATCAGTGACGCTAGACCACTACTTGACCATTGACATGAGCGAATACAGCGAGAACGCCGAATGGGTCGTCACCAGCGTTACACGACAACGCGTCGTTCGAAACAACAATTATTACATCGACATCGAATTTCGTTTACAGCGCCGCGCAAACTTCGCGTTGTTCACGCTGATCGCTCCACTAATGGCGCTGGCCTTTCTAAACATTTCGGTGTTTCTTGTTCCCGTAGATTCCGGAGAAAAGGGCTCATTCGCTATCACGATATTTCTGTCCTACGGCGTACTTATCACGATCATCAGCGACACTCTGCCTAAAAATTCCGCCCAGACTTCGACGCTCGTTCTGCTCATCGAGACGCTTCTCTGCCTCAGCGTGCTGTCCGTGGTCTACACAGTAGTTCAGGCAAAGGTGGCGTTCACCATCGGTCGCAAGCCATGCCCGATCCAGTGCCTAAGAACGCTGAAGAAACACAATCAAGTCCTCCCTATCGACCACTACATTGAACATGGAGGCTACACGTCCAATGGCGACAACGTCTACACATGGggaatgtttttaaagcaactggATCTTGTCCTGTTCTTTGTATTCTTTGTCGTTGTCAGCATAATGATTGGGATTTTCTTTGCAGTTCTTCTCCGGCATGTCGGCGTAGTTGATTCCTATGCAGACATTGAGCCACAACCAACAACTCGAGTGTTTCCCATCCCCACAACTGCGAGTGGATAA